Genomic segment of Salvia splendens isolate huo1 chromosome 12, SspV2, whole genome shotgun sequence:
TGCGGAACCAACTAAATGCATTTTACCCACATCTGTGTGTAAACATCATTAGGTTTGGGTTTCTAAATGTTGAATCGTAAAAAgctttaattatgttttatttgtatttacatgcagtatttaataattatagcgtacattggagtatacattatagaggctatcatctaatgcacttaaaataaagtttttacatagataatccccttttctccaagcttcatagtccgccatgacttcgagcctagtctcttggtcgcttggcgcgggcggctcgttctccgtgaggaagttggcgacgcccaatgttgtcaagtagaacaacatcttttgataccaccgcttgaagtcagatcctccaaactttggtggtttctcggcaggtggcatcattcttggtgccaaaggtgccgcagttggtccttggaaggaaccaattccgttgcccccgaaggagccaacaacttggttgggcatagagcccccaccattcatgttgggcatagagcccgccatggtcgtaccagccccgaagggactagcacccgcatgagacccgaaggccccagcattcgtgttgatcccgaaagatccaacactagtattgagcccgaaggcaccaacactcgatccattaaaggatccgaaggaaccactaaaagtggaaccaaccgaaccaccaaaggtggaaccagtggacgccccgaaggggttgtcccaaacccaagggacggtggatgaagcggctgggaagccgggagttggcatcatcgagggagccgatgaagtgttgaccggtccagaggtcgccatggtggagggaatggcggcggtggcgttggcagcagcagtgttggattccgtcgacatctccagcaaaaggtgttaatatttcgaaagttttagttcagtttagaagtcCAAGTATTTCATGACTTTAGTTGGGCTATAATTAATTGCAAATTTATAACGCATGAGCTTGCTTGTTTTTTAGATTTATAGTTCGACTGTTTGGAATAGTGATTTCTCACCTCGAGATATTGTTGATTTTGATCTTATtataatatgtatataatataaCTTTCCACGAGGCCAATAATTGCGGAACCAACTAAATGCATTTTACCCACATCTGTGTGTAAACATCATTAGGTTTGGGTTTCTAAATGTTGAATCGTAAAAAgctttaattatgttttatttgtatttACATGCAGTATTTAATAATCATAGCGTACAaacttattaaatttttaagGACACCTAGCAAAATTTCTCAAGCTACTAAGTCCGACTACCTATATCTTTCTTGGATTTTGTAAGATAATAAATTCTAATCTAAAGATAGTTAGTGATGCTTACGTTTAACTTGACATATTAAAGATTAATTAGAGTGGTGTTAATTCATACGATCTTGTCAATTAAAAAGGATTCGTGAATCACAAAAATCAACCATATATGGCTCCATCATGTTTGTTTGTTAGAAATAGATCAATGAGACGACGCTTAGAATATGACCATATAACTAATTATAttgcaataaaaaaatttcgactTAGTTAAGCTTCAGATTGTGTCTTATTTGCATTAGTAAGATAACTAAAAACGAGTTTGGTGTAATTAGTTTTTCATTCATAAtagtatatatagagagagatctCATTTGTAGAGCTAGGTTAATTAAATTGTTGTTGTAAACATGAGATAAATAAATGCACATACATGAGAATAATATACATACCTATAAATTTCCCAAATATCACTATTAAAATGAGAACTGAAAATCATATCAGTTCGTTGTTTCATTAATATCAGTTGAACATCACAAAACATATAAGTTCTTGGTTTAAtataagtatgtttttttatgttaattGATACTTAATGACTCAGTGAACTAATTAGTTATCAAGTTCTTATTTTAATATAGTTCGAAATTAATCACAAACTCCTTACCCATAATAATACTAGAACTAATAgcatacaattaaaaaaaatcttactAAATCGTACATAATTATCTCCATCACGCAAACAGATTGAGTTTAATTAATTCTAACACTGTAGATCAAATATAGATAAAAcagtaaaaagaaaagagatatTAACAGGAAATGAAGACTtcatagataaaaaaattaaagcaaaAAAAATACACTAGTTACAACTTTTGAGGAAGCTATGCAAGTGCTCCACATACATGCTAACAAATTATTGATTTATCAATACAAAATGCTAAGAATACAATTAAATTCGAAAAGACAactgctatatatatatatatatatgtagattATATCCTTTATTCTGTTATTTAACGTCTGACAAATCCATTTTGACTATTCACATTTGCTTCGCAGAAAGACGTTGATCTCCCGGAGAGTGACGTGTCTCAATCCTAGCTACCCACTTTTGCCTATAAGGGATTTATTGATCGACAAAAAACAAACAAGAAGAGATTTGGGTAGATAATTGAAGGTATGAATTTGAAAGTGGGTGGATTATTCAAGATGGAAATCTAGGTAAGGTAAGGAGGTGACATTAGCCAACAAACCCTCCCAATCCAATTCTCCCATTTTGAAGGTTTCTCCTTGCCAATGATTCCCAACCCCAACCAATTCCTCTACTTTGATGCTTCCAtgatcattattattattattattgttactaAGATAATGGGCATCGTTGACACTAATGTTCTTGTCATAATTGGAAGTAGTGTTGTTGTTAACTTCCAATCCAGGGACAGAAAGGTCATTTTCCAATCCCATCACATAGGGCTTCATTGCCCCATAGTCCCCCAAAGCCCCCCCTAGGGTTTCCACACCAACCTCATGCCCCAAATTGAACATTGGAACGACGCCGTTTATGTCGAATATGTTGTTATTGTTGTGCTGATGATGATCCATGAGGGGGATGAAAGGGTTGCCGAATTGGGTGGCCAGGGACGAGCACGGGGAAGACGACGAGTCCATGCAGACGCCGGCTACCTCGTACTCTTGCATGAACACGGTGGCCCCTCCGGCCTTGAGGGGATGGTGGTCGGAGGAGTCGCTGTTGTTCGGAGACGATGAGGTGGTGGTTGTGGTAGTGGTGTTGCCTGCATTCTTTAACCTCTTTTTGATTGTTGAGTTCCAGAAGTTCTTGATCTCGTTGTCCGTCCTTCCAGGAAGACGTGCTGCGATTTGAGACCACCTGTTGCACAATTAATAATTACTATCatgttaataataataataagtaatgctagtagtaataattaaatttaaccTAATTTAGTTAAATAAATTTGGTGTATTTGTTTTGACGTAGAATGCAAGTTAGTCTCTGCATGGGTGTATTTATAAATAAGGCTTTTGTATACGAGTGAGGTTATGCTTTGTGAATAATCATCAAGTGTAGACCAAAGATATAacaattcaaaaatatttacGTCTGATAAGGTCTCTTTCCCATTGGTTGGttaatttagttatattatagtaatattttcTATCACAATTGCATATATTCTAGTCAAATCTTGAAACTAATATTGAATAATACCTGCCAAGTTGCATACATGAATAAGGTTTTAATTAAGAATCCACGAAATTACCATCCTCAaaattttttaatcataaaataattagtttagattacacacacacatatattaataattactcTATAAAGAAATAATTATGGTGAAGAGATATACACAAAATGCTTTTGTTGAGTTCTGTTATCTATGTAACAGTGGTGTTGATTGATCAAGAGAGATTCTCCATTCTAACACATAAATTAATGAATagattacatttttttttcttgcaatCCATCTAATAATCTAGTCTACATTTTTGTAATTGTATCCTAGAGACACttataattgaaataaataattttgtattaataataattttgatagaGAGGAGATATATAGGTTACCTGTTGCCAAGAATGGAATGCAAGTGGATGATGAGATGCTCCTCCTGAGGGGAGAAGGCGCCGCGCTTAAGATCCGGGCGCAGATAGTTGATCCAACGCAGGCGGCAGCTCTTCCCACAGCGCTGCAGCCCCGCGTTTCTGGCAATGTCGCTCCAACAGCCTTGCCCATTCGTCACCATGTAATTCATCAGCTTCTCATCCTCCTCCGGCGACCACAGCCCCTTCCTCAGCTTCGCCTTCACTCCTCCTCCATTGCTCACTTTCTCCTTCCCCATCACCACATTATGCTCAGGCTTCCTCATTTACTACTTATTTAGCTAGGGGGAGAGATTAAtgat
This window contains:
- the LOC121759707 gene encoding transcription factor MYB83-like, with translation MRKPEHNVVMGKEKVSNGGGVKAKLRKGLWSPEEDEKLMNYMVTNGQGCWSDIARNAGLQRCGKSCRLRWINYLRPDLKRGAFSPQEEHLIIHLHSILGNRWSQIAARLPGRTDNEIKNFWNSTIKKRLKNAGNTTTTTTTSSSPNNSDSSDHHPLKAGGATVFMQEYEVAGVCMDSSSSPCSSLATQFGNPFIPLMDHHQHNNNNIFDINGVVPMFNLGHEVGVETLGGALGDYGAMKPYVMGLENDLSVPGLEVNNNTTSNYDKNISVNDAHYLSNNNNNNNDHGSIKVEELVGVGNHWQGETFKMGELDWEGLLANVTSLPYLDFHLE